TGGAGGGCGCTGGGGGCCATGCCGAACAGTCCAGCGTGGTACAGGCCTGTGTGGCGATGGGGGCGCAGACCGACTTTGAAACGGAGCGCATCGGCACACTATCATCGGCACCGGACAACCCGCACTACCGGCCGTTTCTGGGCGGCAGTCAGAAGGACATTCCGGAGGTGTATGCGCTGGCGTCGCCACGCCATCATTTGGATAAAAGTGACCCGCCGCTGGCCTTCATGACGGGAGAGCTGGATGATGCCAGCACGCATGCGGATGAGATCCGTGCGGATCTGGAGAAGCTGGGCATCGCCACCGGCCTGACGGTGATTCCCAAAGCGCCTCATGCCTTCCTGGGCGGCCAGCGGGCCTTTGACATTTGCATGGCGGCCTGCGATGCCTTTTTTGCAGCGCATCTGAAGTAAGGCAGCATGGGCTTAGCATCGGGTACAGGCATCTCCTGGGTTTTGGGTTCCGTTGAACGGTTGGGAGCCATGGAAGCTGGGGGGGGCAGCCTTTGCAAAAAGGCAAAAGCGGCGTGCTCTTTTATTTACCAGAATGCTCTGAATCTGCTGTCAAAACCCGGCATTTGGCGCAAGGAAGACGCCCGGCTGCCGTTGGTGGGAGCATGCGTTTTTTGCACTTGCTTCTCCCGCTGTTAATCGCATCCGCCCTGCACGCGGCGGGCCCGAATGTCCTGTTCATCATGACGGATGATTATCGGCCGGAGCTGGCCAGTTATGGATCACCCGCCATCACACCGAACATGGACCGGCTGGCGCGGCGCAGTGTGCAGTTTGACCGTGCCTACTGCCAGCAGGCGGTGTGCAATCCGTCCCGCTCATCCATGCTCACAGGCCTGCGTCCGGATACACTGGGCCTGTGGAATAACGGTACGCATTTCCGCGAGCTGAAGCCGGGCGTGATGACGCTGCCGCTGTGGTTCAAGCAGCAGGGCTATACCACGCGCTGCGTGGGCAAGATCTTCCATAACTGGCACACGGCGGAAAAGGGCGACCGCCGTTCCTGGAGTGCGGATGAGTTTCTGCACTATGCGAACCATGGCAATGACACGCCGCAGATCGCGGGTGAGCTGCCGCCGAATGAGATCACCGCGCCGAGCCTGCGGAACTATGGCGAGGTGCCGCTGTGCGAGTGCCGCGATGTGCCGGACGAGGCGTATTTTGACGGACGCGTCGCGGCGGAGGCGGTGAAGGTGCTGGCGGAGGTGAAGGACGGGCCGTTTTTCCTGGCGGTGGGTTTCTGGAAGCCGCATGCGCCCTTCAATGCACCCAAGAAGTACTGGGATCTCTATGACCGCGACAAGCTGCCGCCGCTGAACCCGGCCCGGCCTGAGGGCGCGCCGGAGCTGGCCTTCCATGCGAGCACGGAGGTGCTGGGCCCGGTGGGTGAGCAGGTGCCACCGACTCCTGAGCAGGTGGCGGAGATGCGGCACGGCTACTTTGCCAACATCAGCTACCTGGATGCGCAGCTTGGCAAGGTGCTGGATGCGCTGGAGAAGAGCGGTGTGGCAGAAAATACGGTGATCACCTTTGTGGGGGATCATGGGTATCATCTGGGGGAGCACTCGCTGTGGGGAAAAACGTCCACCTTTGACTACGATGCGCGGGTGCCCTTCATGATCGCACGGGCGGATGGCAAGAACGGTGGTGCGAAGACGGACTCCCTGGCGGAGCTGGTGGACCTGTTCCCGACGCTGGTGGAGATGTGCGGCCTGCCGATACCGGAAGGGCTGGAGGGCGACAGCCTGGCGGCCGTGGTAGCAGACCCGGCGGTCTCGGTGAAACCGGCGGCCTTTACCCAGCATCCGCGCCCGGCGTATTTTGATCGCGAGCCGGAAAAGCGGCCCAAGGCCATGGGCTACAGCGTGCGCACTGGCGGTGTGCGCTACACGGAGTGGCGCGACTGGCTGACCGGTGAGGTCGTGGCCAAGGAACTGTATGACCACCGCACCGATTCGGCGGAGCTGAAGAACCGCACCGGAGCGCCGGAACTGGCGAAGGAAGAGGCCGTGGCCGCGAAGCTGCTGCTTGCGCAGTTTCCGATAGTGAAGCGGTGAGGGATCAAACGCAGCGCAGCATGGATGGCGGATAGGCTGGCAAGCCAGGACTTTGAACTGCCACAAGCTGCGTCAAACCAGGGTCCTGAGAGCCACGAAGATAAGCACATACGTCACTGTATTCATCCAGAGACATGTCATAGCGATGCCCCGAATGCCCACCTTGGGCAGCATCAGCCGCAGAACCGCATATTCAATCATGCAGGACATGGCCCAGCTCCAGATGACCAGTACGAGATCAAAGCCCCAATCGGAGAGATTCTGCAGTCCCCAGACGCCCCATCCTGCCAGCATCAGGCCAATCAAAGCTGATACGAGATTTGCCACAAACACAGTGCCAAACGCCTGGCCGAAGCCAACACCCTGACGGTGACGCCCCCAGACCACCCAAGATTCCACTCCAAAAATGAGGGGAGACAGCCAGAAGGAAACGATATAAGGCCAAGCCCCAAACATAACGACATTGGCCAGTACCAGGTTCATGGAGAAAAGGGCAGATGCAGGGATTTTAATGGCCGGAAGAACCGGAAATTTGACTCACCTCAAACCAGTTTTTCATAAGCCTGCAAGGTCGGCTCGATGGCACATAGGGCGGTGGCCCAAAACTCAGGATCGGTTAGGTCGGCACCGAGGGTCTGGCGGGCGACTTCTTCACAGGTGGCACTGCCGGTGGCGGCGAGGAAGGCCTCATAGCGTGGCAGGAAGCTGGCGCCTTCCGTTTTGAAGCGGGCGAAGAGGGCCTGGCTGAGCAGATAACCAAAAACGTAGGGGAAGTTATAGAAGGAAACGCCACTGATGAAGAAGTGCATCTTGGAGGCCCAGAACATCGGGTCCGTCCCATCCGGCAGCAGGGTGTCTCCATAGAGATCATTTTGCGCACAGGTCATGAGCTCGCGCAGGCGGGTCACGGAGACCTCGCCGCTGGCGCGTTCGGCATAGAAGGCCTTTTCAAACTCATAGCGCATGGGAATGTTGACCAGGTAAGCATGGGCGCGGAGCATCTCCTGATCCAGCAGATAGGCCTTGGTGGCGGGGGTGAGGGCAGGGTCGCTCAGCAGGCCGTCCAGGAGGATCATCTCGCCAAAATTGGAGGCGGTCTCGGCCAGCGTCATGGGGTAGCTGGCGGCGAAGGAGCGGGCCGGGCGCAGCACGCAGGAGTGCCAGGCGTGGCCGGCCTCATGAGCGAGCGTGACCATGTCATGCACGGTGCCGTGCCAGGTCATGTACACACGTTCCTCATGGCGCAGAAGCGAGCCGGTGCAGAAGGCGCCTGGGCGCTTGCCGGGGCGCGGCTGGGCCTCGATCCAGCGCTGCTGCAGCATGTCGCGGAAATAGCTGCCGAGACGCGGGTAGCCGGAGGAAAAGGCCTTTTCCACCGTGGCGCA
This portion of the Prosthecobacter sp. SYSU 5D2 genome encodes:
- a CDS encoding sulfatase — translated: MRFLHLLLPLLIASALHAAGPNVLFIMTDDYRPELASYGSPAITPNMDRLARRSVQFDRAYCQQAVCNPSRSSMLTGLRPDTLGLWNNGTHFRELKPGVMTLPLWFKQQGYTTRCVGKIFHNWHTAEKGDRRSWSADEFLHYANHGNDTPQIAGELPPNEITAPSLRNYGEVPLCECRDVPDEAYFDGRVAAEAVKVLAEVKDGPFFLAVGFWKPHAPFNAPKKYWDLYDRDKLPPLNPARPEGAPELAFHASTEVLGPVGEQVPPTPEQVAEMRHGYFANISYLDAQLGKVLDALEKSGVAENTVITFVGDHGYHLGEHSLWGKTSTFDYDARVPFMIARADGKNGGAKTDSLAELVDLFPTLVEMCGLPIPEGLEGDSLAAVVADPAVSVKPAAFTQHPRPAYFDREPEKRPKAMGYSVRTGGVRYTEWRDWLTGEVVAKELYDHRTDSAELKNRTGAPELAKEEAVAAKLLLAQFPIVKR